A window of Melospiza melodia melodia isolate bMelMel2 chromosome Z, bMelMel2.pri, whole genome shotgun sequence contains these coding sequences:
- the ENC1 gene encoding ectoderm-neural cortex protein 1 — protein sequence MSVSMHENRKSRASTGSINIYLFHKSSYADSVLTHLNLLRQQRLFTDVLLHAGNRSFPCHRAVLAACSRYFEAMFSGGLKESQDSEVNFHNSIHPEVLELLLDYAYSSRVIINEENAESLLEAGDMLEFQDIRDACAEFLEKNLHPTNCLGMLLLSDAHQCTKLYELSWRMCLSNFQSISKSEDFLQLPKDMVVQLLSSEELETEDERLVYESAINWVNYDLSKRHCYLPELLQTVRLALLPAIYLMENVAMEELITKQRKSNEIVEESIRCKLKILQNDGVVTSLCARPRKTGHSLFLLGGQTFMCDKLYLVDQKAKAIIPKADIPSPRKEFSACAIGCKVYITGGRGSENGVSKDVWVYDTLHEEWSKAAPMLVARFGHGSAELKHCLYVVGGHTAATGCLPASPSVSLKQVEQYDPVTNKWTMVAPLREGVSNAAVVSAKLKLFAFGGTSVSHDKLPKVQCYDQCENRWTVPATCPQPWRYTAAAVLGNQIFIMGGDTEFSACSAYKFNSEAYQWTKVGDVTAKRMSCHAVASGNKLYAVGGYFGIQRCKTLHCYDPTLDAWNSITTVPYSLIPAAFVSTWKHLPS from the coding sequence ATGTCAGTCAGCATGCATGAAAATCGCAAGTCCAGGGCCAGTACTGGCTCCATAAACATATACTTGTTCCACAAGTCATCCTATGCTGATAGTGTCCTTACTCACCTAAACCTTCTGCGTCAGCAGCGTCTCTTTACAGATGTACTTCTCCATGCTGGAAACAGGTCATTCCCCTGCCACAGAGCAGTTCTAGCTGCTTGTAGCCGCTATTTTGAAGCAATGTTCAGCGGAGGACTGAAAGAGAGCCAGGACAGTGAAGTCAACTTTCACAACTCTATTCACCCAGAAGTCCTGGAGCTTCTTCTGGACTATGCATATTCCTCCAGAGTTATCATCAATGAGGAAAATGCAGAGTCACTGCTGGAGGCTGGTGACATGCTGGAGTTTCAGGACATTCGGGATGCTTGTGCAGAGTTTCTGGAGAAAAACCTTCATCCCACCAACTGTCTTggaatgctgctgctgtcagatgCTCATCAGTGTACCAAGCTGTATGAGCTCTCTTGGAGGATGTGCCTTAGCAACTTCCAGAGTATCAGTAAAAGCGAAGACTTCCTCCAGCTGCCTAAAGACATGGTAGTGCAGCTCCTTTCCAGTGAAGAATTAGAAACTGAAGATGAAAGGCTGGTATATGAATCAGCTATTAACTGGGTCAACTATGACCTGAGTAAGCGTCACTGTTACCTGCCAGAGCTACTGCAGACAGTGAGACTGGCCCTCCTGCCAGCCATATACCTTATGGAGAATGTGGCCATGGAAGAACTTATCACCAAGCAAAGGAAAAGCAACGAGATTGTAGAAGAATCAATAAGATGCAAGTTGAAGATCTTACAGAATGATGGAGTGGTCACCAGCTTGTGTGCCAGACCCCGAAAAACTGGCCATTCACTTTTTCTTTTAGGTGGCCAAACCTTTATGTGTGACAAGCTGTACTTGGTGGATCAAAAGGCCAAGGCGATCATTCCAAAGGCTGACATTCCAAGCCCACGGAAAGAGTTCAGTGCTTGTGCCATAGGCTGCAAGGTGTATATCACTGGGGGACGAGGATCAGAAAATGGGGTCTCCAAAGACGTGTGGGTGTATGACACCCTTCATGAGGAGTGGTCGAAGGCTGCTCCCATGCTGGTGGCTAGGTTTGGCCATGGCTCTGCCGAACTTAAGCACTGTTTGTATGTAGTAGGGGGGCACACTGCAGCAACTGGTTGCCTTCCAGCTTCCCCTTCAGTATCCCTGAAGCAAGTAGAACAGTACGACCCCGTGACCAACAAATGGACCATGGTTGCCCCACTGCGAGAGGGAGTGAGCAATGCAGCTGTCGTCAGTGCGAAGCTGAAGCTGTTTGCTTTTGGTGGTACCAGCGTTAGCCATGACAAGCTGCCCAAAGTCCAGTGCTATGATCAGTGTGAAAACAGATGGACTGTACCAGccacctgcccccagccctggcgcTACACAGCTGCAGCTGTTCTGGGAAACCAGATTTTTATTATGGGTGGAGATACTGAATTCTCTGCATGCTCTGCTTATAAATTCAATAGTGAGGCATACCAGTGGACTAAGGTGGGAGATGTGACAGCGAAGCGAATGAGCTGCCATGCAGTGGCTTCTGGAAACAAATTGTATGCGGTTGGAGGCTACTTTGGCATTCAGAGGTGCAAGACATTGCACTGCTACGATCCCACGTTAGATGCGTGGAACAGCATAACAACTGTGCCCTATTCATTAATTCCCGCGGCATTTGTCAGCACATGGAAGCACCTCCCCTCCTAA